ACCCGCTGCTTCTGTCCGCCGGACAGGTGAAAAATGCTGCGATTCAGCAAGTGCTTGATACCGAAGCGCTCGGTCACAGCCGTGATACGGCGATTAATCTCTTCAGCTGGAAGTCCCATGTTTTCGACAGGGAAGCAAGTTCATCGGTGACGTTCGCGTTGAAGTACCGGGTTTTCGGGTTTTGGAATACGCTGCCGAACAGCGGGGTGGGCCGGTCGATTGGCACGGTCTCCACGTCCATTCCACACGTGGTCTGGCGGCCGGCAAACACGCCATGGGAAAACGAGGGGATAAGTCCGTTGACCACGCGCGTATAGCTAGCTGGTCTTGCCGCAACCGCTCGCCCCGCACAGCACAATGCACTCGCCTTCAGGAATGGTCAACGTGACGTCGCGCAATGCCGGTTCCGT
This sequence is a window from Bifidobacterium breve DSM 20213 = JCM 1192. Protein-coding genes within it:
- a CDS encoding ATP-binding cassette domain-containing protein translates to MGDKQPQSNATAFAGTIASRDISFTYDHATEPALRDVTLTIPEGECIVLCGASGCGKTS